A single Nitrospirota bacterium DNA region contains:
- a CDS encoding TolC family protein: MKMVFITLCVILASHTAFAADDAKSFTLKEVIEFGLKNNPNIIQASRNIEIETYGIDKAKGEKMPRLDFNSGVARSRYASPITPISGSPLSGSAFPEFDNNIYDYGISLAVPLYRGGRLDRGVRIAELKKYLSEDILVMSRQELAHNLTSIYFKILQFEKLLEASEASEKQIEGHRKNVELFLKAGAAARVELLKTETELAHASQNTLIIKNNIESAYYLLKTFMGIDDTNMRISVVHGHYFDDNYTSVEEAYRKALSRRPDYKAVLKRQKIAAERIKLTEGKRYPSVNLTGEYTDRSGDDFEFRENWNLAIRLSVPIFDGGIISAEVNKDKKEAEKVREEERSSRQEIMREINDSYLNMENAVKRIDVGVVAIESAKENLRIERLKYETGSGTNTDVLDAQTLLLRAEADYYQAVYDKNIAAASLRKAVGEDIYQLGETE; the protein is encoded by the coding sequence ATGAAGATGGTATTTATTACATTATGCGTTATTCTTGCATCGCATACGGCTTTTGCAGCAGATGATGCGAAGTCATTTACCCTAAAAGAGGTAATTGAGTTTGGCCTCAAAAATAACCCCAACATCATACAGGCAAGCAGGAACATAGAGATAGAAACATATGGGATTGATAAGGCAAAAGGTGAAAAAATGCCGAGACTGGATTTTAACAGCGGCGTCGCAAGGTCACGGTATGCTTCACCCATAACACCGATCTCCGGCTCTCCTCTTTCAGGTTCAGCATTTCCGGAATTTGACAACAACATTTATGATTACGGCATATCATTGGCAGTGCCTTTGTATAGAGGCGGACGGCTTGACAGAGGCGTTAGGATTGCAGAACTGAAAAAGTATCTTTCAGAAGATATTCTTGTTATGAGCAGGCAGGAACTGGCCCATAATCTCACGAGTATCTATTTCAAGATATTACAATTTGAGAAGCTTCTTGAGGCGAGCGAAGCGTCAGAGAAGCAGATTGAGGGACACAGGAAAAATGTTGAATTGTTCCTTAAGGCAGGCGCTGCTGCAAGAGTTGAGCTCCTGAAGACGGAAACCGAACTTGCCCACGCAAGTCAAAACACCCTCATTATCAAAAATAATATCGAGAGCGCCTATTATCTGCTGAAAACATTTATGGGTATTGATGATACGAACATGAGGATTTCGGTAGTTCACGGACATTATTTTGATGATAACTACACATCTGTTGAAGAAGCATACAGAAAAGCCCTTTCCCGGAGACCTGACTATAAGGCGGTCTTAAAAAGGCAGAAAATAGCTGCAGAGCGGATTAAATTAACAGAAGGAAAACGTTACCCTTCAGTCAATCTCACCGGTGAATACACCGATAGGTCAGGAGATGATTTTGAATTCCGGGAAAACTGGAACCTTGCGATAAGACTGTCTGTGCCCATTTTCGATGGAGGGATTATAAGTGCTGAAGTAAATAAGGACAAAAAAGAAGCTGAAAAGGTCAGAGAAGAAGAGCGATCATCGAGGCAAGAGATAATGCGTGAAATAAATGATTCATATCTGAATATGGAGAATGCCGTAAAGAGGATAGATGTTGGCGTAGTTGCCATTGAATCCGCAAAAGAAAACCTCCGTATAGAGAGACTGAAATATGAAACAGGCTCGGGCACAAACACGGACGTGCTTGATGCTCAGACTTTACTGCTGAGAGCGGAGGCGGATTATTACCAGGCGGTTTACGATAAAAATATAGCAGCAGCATCACTGAGAAAAGCCGTCGGAGAAGATATATATCAATTGGGGGAAACTGAATGA
- a CDS encoding DUF5615 family PIN-like protein — MQFKIDENLPIEIAQQLITAGYDAKTVIEQQLQGAKDPILTDKCKNENRVLITLDTDFSDIRAYPPHELAGIIILRLGSQARQHVINAIQRIIPVIGSEPLNQRLWIVEETIIRIRGKEDK; from the coding sequence ATGCAATTCAAAATAGACGAAAACCTGCCGATAGAAATTGCGCAGCAACTGATTACTGCCGGATACGATGCAAAAACAGTAATCGAACAACAGTTGCAAGGCGCAAAGGATCCGATTCTTACAGATAAATGCAAGAATGAGAATCGCGTTCTAATTACTCTGGATACCGATTTTTCCGATATCAGGGCATATCCGCCACATGAACTTGCCGGAATAATTATTTTGAGGCTCGGTAGTCAGGCAAGACAACATGTTATAAACGCAATTCAACGAATCATCCCTGTCATTGGCAGTGAACCCCTCAATCAGCGCTTGTGGATTGTGGAGGAAACCATAATCCGCATTCGCGGCAAAGAAGACAAATAA
- a CDS encoding DUF433 domain-containing protein: MNWRERITVDPLVCHGKACIKGSRIMVSVILDNLAEGVKEEEILKSYPSLSLQDIKAALAYAAELSRERLVSLPA; this comes from the coding sequence ATGAACTGGAGAGAGAGAATAACCGTTGACCCGCTTGTATGCCATGGAAAGGCCTGCATTAAAGGTTCACGCATTATGGTATCGGTTATTCTGGATAACCTGGCCGAAGGTGTTAAGGAAGAAGAAATCCTGAAAAGCTACCCGTCGCTGTCCCTTCAAGATATTAAGGCAGCCTTAGCCTATGCTGCCGAACTGTCCCGTGAAAGACTGGTATCCTTACCAGCGTAG
- a CDS encoding ABC transporter ATP-binding protein, whose translation MREDKAAVSVESLTRRFGDFVAVDNISLKVHKGEIFGFLGPNGAGKSTTIKMLCGLLLPTGGNGSVGGYDIMKESEEIKKNIGYMSQKFSLYDDLTAEENIRFFSGIYGVKGDRKRERMEWALELAGLKDRRTTLTRTLPGGHKQRLALGCAILHEPPIIFLDEPTSGVDPVSRRKFWDLIYEMSQRGTTVFVTTHYMDEADYCDRLALIYRGKIIAGGTPNELKQKHMTYDVLEIDVDRVVDAMEALNRGGMDAAIFGSLLHVTVRDSRLEIPRIRKILMGGRFSINRIERIMPSLEDVFVTLIEVS comes from the coding sequence ATGAGAGAAGATAAAGCGGCAGTAAGTGTTGAAAGTCTGACACGCAGGTTTGGCGATTTTGTCGCAGTCGACAATATCAGCCTCAAGGTCCACAAAGGTGAGATATTCGGATTCCTCGGGCCCAATGGCGCAGGCAAGTCAACAACCATCAAAATGCTCTGCGGTCTCCTGCTGCCCACTGGCGGGAATGGCTCTGTGGGCGGCTATGACATCATGAAGGAATCGGAAGAAATAAAGAAAAATATCGGCTACATGTCGCAGAAATTCTCCCTTTACGATGACCTGACCGCGGAAGAGAACATACGGTTTTTCAGCGGGATATATGGCGTGAAGGGCGATAGAAAGAGGGAACGCATGGAATGGGCGCTGGAATTGGCCGGGCTCAAAGACAGGAGAACAACCCTTACAAGGACTCTCCCGGGCGGTCATAAACAGAGGCTCGCCCTCGGCTGCGCAATCCTCCATGAGCCTCCTATTATATTTCTTGACGAGCCCACGTCAGGGGTTGACCCTGTTTCGAGACGGAAATTCTGGGACCTCATCTATGAAATGTCACAGAGGGGTACAACGGTCTTCGTCACCACGCACTACATGGACGAAGCCGACTACTGCGACAGGCTTGCCCTCATTTACAGGGGGAAGATCATTGCCGGGGGCACGCCCAATGAGCTGAAACAAAAGCACATGACATATGACGTGCTTGAAATCGACGTTGACAGGGTTGTTGACGCCATGGAAGCCCTGAACAGGGGCGGGATGGATGCGGCAATCTTCGGCAGCCTGCTTCACGTGACCGTCCGGGACAGCCGTCTGGAAATCCCCCGTATCAGGAAAATACTCATGGGCGGGAGATTCTCAATAAACCGGATAGAGAGGATCATGCCCTCTCTGGAAGACGTATTTGTGACACTTATCGAGGTGTCGTGA
- the dnaJ gene encoding molecular chaperone DnaJ, protein MSTATQDYYETLGVSKDASVEEIKKAYRRLARKYHPDLNPGDKNSEKKFKEINEAYEVLSDPKKKAEYDQFGKAAFEPGQGFEGSGRRGFDFGHGGGGEDMFSDLFRNFRQEDMPMKGDDLVTSLEISLEEAYKGLTKPISLTREVPCKTCGGSGAEDAQTCSRCNGAGSVKQSRGIFRMSQPCPACKGSGRVATKVCKACRGKGTNVSAETIKVKIPPGAETGSRIKLKGMGGPGAQGGPPGDLYIELSVRPHHLFKREGNNIYADVPVTISEAVLGGKIQVPTLDGTVSMTLPPGTDSGKKFKLKGKGIPSRKTGVKGDEFAVIKIVVPKNVSDKTREALHELAKAYESEE, encoded by the coding sequence ATGTCTACGGCAACTCAAGATTATTATGAAACACTCGGCGTCAGCAAAGACGCCTCTGTCGAGGAAATCAAAAAGGCTTACAGGCGGCTTGCGCGCAAGTACCATCCTGACCTGAATCCGGGCGACAAAAACTCCGAGAAAAAATTCAAAGAAATTAATGAGGCGTACGAAGTACTGAGCGATCCTAAGAAGAAGGCTGAATACGACCAGTTCGGAAAGGCCGCGTTTGAGCCGGGCCAGGGCTTTGAAGGGTCCGGCAGGCGCGGCTTTGATTTCGGGCACGGGGGCGGCGGCGAAGATATGTTTTCCGACCTGTTCAGAAATTTCAGGCAGGAAGACATGCCGATGAAAGGCGATGACCTTGTCACGTCGCTTGAGATCTCACTTGAAGAGGCTTATAAAGGACTGACAAAACCGATAAGCCTGACAAGAGAGGTGCCGTGCAAAACCTGCGGCGGCAGCGGAGCTGAAGACGCGCAGACATGTTCCCGATGCAATGGCGCAGGCTCAGTGAAACAAAGCCGGGGTATCTTCAGGATGAGTCAGCCCTGTCCCGCGTGCAAGGGCAGCGGAAGGGTTGCGACAAAAGTCTGTAAAGCCTGCAGGGGCAAAGGCACTAATGTATCCGCTGAGACCATAAAAGTTAAGATCCCTCCGGGCGCGGAGACCGGCAGCAGGATAAAGTTGAAAGGCATGGGCGGCCCTGGCGCGCAAGGCGGGCCGCCCGGTGATTTGTATATTGAGTTGAGCGTGAGGCCCCACCATTTATTTAAAAGAGAGGGGAACAATATTTATGCGGATGTCCCTGTCACCATCAGCGAGGCAGTCCTGGGAGGCAAGATCCAGGTGCCGACCCTCGACGGCACAGTATCAATGACCCTGCCTCCCGGAACAGACAGCGGCAAAAAGTTCAAACTGAAAGGCAAGGGAATTCCAAGTAGGAAGACGGGAGTAAAAGGCGACGAGTTCGCAGTGATAAAGATAGTTGTCCCTAAGAATGTCTCTGACAAAACCAGAGAGGCCTTGCATGAATTGGCAAAGGCGTATGAGTCGGAGGAATAA
- a CDS encoding TetR/AcrR family transcriptional regulator, with amino-acid sequence MQKGTLKMAKDIRRDQISQATLRIIAKKGVNGLTTAAIANEVGISEANLYRHFKGKDEILALTAEKIGEGLQDNLSNAFKACESDLPVEKLKKIFMLHLTYIEKNEGIPRLLFSEEMHIGNKKLKGKLLHSINSYLSALESLIKEGQKTGTVNKDIEPMISALMLIGMIQITVLRWSLEGFSFSLVAEGKKMWNNFEKCLRVK; translated from the coding sequence ATGCAAAAAGGCACTTTAAAGATGGCAAAAGATATCAGGCGTGACCAGATATCGCAGGCGACCCTTCGGATCATCGCTAAAAAAGGCGTCAACGGACTAACAACCGCCGCCATTGCAAATGAAGTGGGGATATCGGAGGCCAATCTCTACAGACATTTCAAAGGCAAGGATGAGATTCTCGCCCTTACCGCGGAAAAGATCGGAGAAGGCCTTCAAGATAACCTTTCTAATGCCTTTAAAGCCTGCGAATCCGATTTGCCTGTTGAAAAGCTCAAAAAGATATTTATGCTCCATCTCACTTACATTGAGAAGAACGAGGGCATCCCCCGTCTTCTCTTTTCCGAGGAAATGCATATCGGGAATAAAAAACTGAAGGGAAAACTGCTGCATTCGATTAATTCATATCTTTCAGCGCTTGAATCTCTTATCAAAGAAGGTCAGAAAACAGGCACAGTCAATAAAGATATAGAGCCGATGATTTCCGCCCTCATGCTTATAGGCATGATACAGATAACTGTGCTGAGGTGGTCCCTGGAAGGTTTTTCATTTTCACTTGTTGCAGAAGGGAAAAAGATGTGGAACAATTTCGAGAAATGTTTGAGGGTGAAGTGA
- a CDS encoding ABC transporter permease, whose translation MKLLRIKAIAKKELIQIRRDPLSLAMAFMMPVILLFIFGYAITLDVNNLRTVVYDLDKSSLSRELVAQFRESGYFTVVGNAYTNKDIDSYLDSGRAQIAISIPSDFSKNIKAGKNAGLQTIVDGSDSNTATIALGYISAISELYSQRIKGGRIKPLIEPRVRVLYNPELKSRNFIIPGLIAVIMAVIAALLTSLTIAREWERGTMEQLISTPVKKPELIIGKLMPYFLIGFIDVAVSVLVAVFIFDVPLRGSIVLLAALSSIFLFGGLSLGILISIAAKSQLVASQISMIATFLPAFLLSGFMYSISNMPKALQIVTYVIPARYFVSILKGIFLKGTPLNLLMFESSLLVVFGLTIFLLANRKFKKRIA comes from the coding sequence ATGAAATTATTGAGAATCAAAGCAATAGCAAAAAAAGAACTTATCCAGATACGTCGTGATCCCTTGAGCCTTGCAATGGCATTCATGATGCCAGTTATACTCCTCTTTATCTTCGGATATGCAATAACCCTTGACGTGAACAACCTCAGGACAGTCGTATATGACCTTGATAAAAGCAGCCTGAGCAGGGAACTTGTTGCGCAGTTCAGGGAATCAGGCTATTTTACGGTTGTCGGCAATGCATATACAAACAAAGACATTGACAGCTACCTTGATTCCGGCAGGGCGCAGATTGCCATATCAATACCATCTGATTTTTCCAAAAATATAAAAGCAGGTAAAAATGCAGGGCTTCAGACGATTGTTGATGGAAGCGATTCAAATACGGCAACCATTGCGCTTGGATATATATCCGCAATCTCTGAACTCTACTCACAAAGAATAAAAGGTGGACGAATAAAACCTCTCATAGAGCCTCGTGTCCGGGTCTTGTATAATCCGGAATTAAAGTCAAGGAATTTCATAATCCCCGGACTTATCGCCGTAATAATGGCAGTAATTGCAGCGCTCCTGACTTCCCTTACCATCGCAAGGGAATGGGAGAGGGGGACCATGGAGCAGTTGATCTCCACGCCGGTTAAAAAACCGGAACTGATAATCGGAAAACTGATGCCCTATTTTCTCATCGGCTTTATTGATGTGGCGGTATCTGTCCTGGTGGCCGTCTTTATATTTGACGTTCCGCTAAGAGGGAGTATCGTCTTGCTCGCCGCGCTTTCATCCATATTCCTTTTCGGCGGACTTAGCCTGGGAATACTAATATCAATTGCGGCAAAATCCCAGCTTGTTGCAAGCCAGATTTCGATGATCGCAACATTTCTTCCGGCATTTCTGCTCTCAGGATTTATGTACTCAATATCAAACATGCCGAAAGCGCTCCAGATTGTTACATATGTAATTCCCGCCCGATATTTTGTATCGATACTGAAGGGCATTTTTCTTAAAGGAACTCCCCTGAACCTCCTGATGTTTGAATCATCGCTTCTTGTTGTGTTTGGCCTGACGATATTCTTGCTTGCAAACAGAAAATTCAAAAAGAGGATTGCGTAG
- a CDS encoding ABC transporter ATP-binding protein — translation MNVPVAVNTQNLTKAFGDNIAVNNLSFEIKKGELFGLVGPDGAGKTTIMRLLTAIMEPTSGEAWVSGHSIIKEGEKLKEKIGYMSQRFGLYEELTVMENLIFYADLYEVRQKERPARIERLLGFSNLTPFKERPAGKLSGGMKQKLGLACALIHTPDVLFLDEPTNGVDPVSRRDFWKILYELLKEGVTVLVSTAYLDEAERCTRVGLIHKGTILMNNTPGEIKKTLGMPMVELWSDDSRKAANIIKKIDGVKSVGMYGNRLHIALTDKKIMQKIIDGLMTEKIVIENYRDILPSMEDIFISAVE, via the coding sequence ATGAATGTACCGGTTGCAGTTAACACCCAAAATCTCACAAAAGCCTTCGGCGATAACATCGCCGTCAACAATCTCAGTTTTGAGATTAAAAAAGGCGAGCTGTTCGGACTTGTCGGCCCTGACGGCGCAGGCAAGACGACCATCATGCGGCTTTTAACGGCGATAATGGAGCCGACCTCGGGTGAGGCCTGGGTTTCAGGTCATTCTATTATCAAAGAGGGCGAAAAGCTGAAAGAGAAAATCGGGTACATGTCCCAGCGGTTCGGACTCTATGAAGAACTCACGGTGATGGAAAACCTGATTTTTTATGCGGACCTCTATGAAGTCCGCCAAAAAGAACGCCCCGCACGAATTGAGAGACTCCTTGGATTCAGCAATCTTACGCCGTTCAAGGAACGCCCGGCAGGGAAGCTGTCCGGCGGCATGAAACAGAAGCTTGGTCTTGCATGTGCCTTAATACACACGCCTGATGTCCTGTTTCTTGATGAACCGACAAACGGAGTTGATCCCGTATCACGAAGGGATTTCTGGAAAATCCTGTACGAGCTTTTAAAGGAAGGCGTGACCGTTCTTGTCTCTACTGCATATCTGGACGAGGCAGAACGGTGCACGAGAGTCGGGCTTATTCATAAGGGAACGATACTCATGAATAATACCCCGGGGGAGATCAAAAAAACCCTGGGCATGCCGATGGTGGAACTGTGGTCCGATGACTCGAGAAAGGCCGCGAACATTATAAAAAAGATTGACGGCGTAAAAAGTGTCGGTATGTACGGCAACAGGCTTCATATTGCTCTTACGGACAAAAAGATCATGCAGAAAATTATAGACGGCCTTATGACTGAAAAAATCGTGATTGAGAATTACAGGGATATCTTGCCGTCCATGGAAGACATCTTTATTTCAGCGGTGGAGTGA
- the clpB gene encoding ATP-dependent chaperone ClpB, with the protein MRSDKFTIKSQEAVQKAQEFAQQKGNQQVDVEHLLHVLLEEGIALEIINSLKVNVPALRKEVDAEIEKFPKVLGSTAVGQLYITQELKNVFECAFQEAEHLKDEYVSVEHLLLGILKTKNRVEKILKRHGVTDDKLLSAMREIRGAQRVTDPSPEDKYQALKRYAKDLTDLAKRGKLDPVIGRDEEIRRVIQVLSRRTKNNPVVIGEPGVGKTAIAEGLAQRITSGDVPQSLKDKRVVSLDMGALVAGAKYRGEFEERLKAVLKEIEEAQGKVILFIDELHTVVGAGAAEGAIDASNMLKPALARGDLRCVGATTLSEYRKHIEKDPALERRFQPIYIKEPSVEDTISILRGLKERYEVHHGVKIKDSALVAAAVLSHRYIADRFLPDKAIDLIDEASSRLKMEIDSMPAELDELERKLRQLEIEKQAVMKEKDEASKERLKRINEEIAELTENRNGLKAQWMREKEAIGKISSIKEEIERTRLGAEKAEREGDLNRAAELKYGTLLNLQKRLDEENRKLLAQGKCRMLKEEVDEEDIAEIVSKWTGIPVSRMLEGEVEKLLKMEERLRLRVVGQDEAIKAVSDAVRRARAGIQDPDRPIGSFIFLGPTGVGKTELARALAEFLFDAEDAMIRIDMSEYQERHTVSRLIGAPPGYVGYDEGGQLTEAIRRRPYAVILFDEVEKAHPEVFNVLLQLLDDGRLTDGHGRTVDFRNTVVIMTSNIGSQHIQEMLTEWIEEVQIRKGVMEELKKFFKPEFLNRVDEIIIFHALTKELLMKIVEIQIERMKKYLKDKNVNIVLTGKAKAYLAEIGYDQVYGARPLKRAIQKEVLTPLATKLLDGTFKEGDVVEVDMEGDKMVFGRIVEAELEV; encoded by the coding sequence ATGAGATCGGATAAATTCACAATAAAGAGTCAGGAGGCGGTCCAGAAGGCGCAGGAATTCGCCCAGCAAAAGGGCAATCAGCAGGTCGACGTTGAGCACCTGCTTCATGTCCTGCTTGAGGAAGGGATCGCGCTTGAGATCATAAATTCGCTGAAGGTCAATGTCCCGGCTTTAAGAAAAGAGGTTGACGCTGAGATAGAAAAATTTCCGAAGGTGCTTGGCTCCACGGCTGTCGGGCAACTGTATATTACTCAGGAGTTGAAGAATGTCTTTGAGTGCGCTTTTCAAGAAGCGGAACATTTAAAGGATGAATATGTGAGCGTCGAACATCTGCTCCTTGGGATCTTAAAGACAAAAAACCGGGTGGAAAAAATCCTCAAACGCCACGGCGTCACGGATGATAAACTTCTTTCCGCGATGCGCGAGATCAGGGGCGCACAGCGAGTGACAGACCCCTCGCCTGAGGACAAGTATCAGGCGCTGAAGAGATATGCTAAAGATTTAACAGACCTCGCAAAGAGGGGCAAGCTCGACCCCGTTATCGGAAGGGACGAGGAGATCAGAAGGGTCATACAGGTGCTTTCACGCAGGACAAAGAATAACCCTGTTGTGATCGGCGAGCCTGGAGTCGGCAAGACAGCGATTGCCGAAGGCCTTGCCCAGCGGATCACATCAGGCGACGTACCGCAGAGCCTGAAAGACAAGAGGGTTGTTTCCCTTGATATGGGGGCGCTTGTCGCAGGCGCAAAATACAGAGGGGAATTTGAGGAAAGGCTCAAGGCGGTTTTAAAAGAGATCGAAGAGGCGCAGGGCAAAGTGATTTTATTTATTGATGAGCTTCATACAGTCGTAGGCGCGGGCGCCGCGGAAGGCGCGATTGACGCGTCAAACATGCTCAAGCCGGCCCTCGCGCGGGGCGATCTCAGGTGCGTGGGCGCGACCACACTTTCAGAATACAGGAAGCATATTGAAAAAGACCCCGCGCTTGAGCGGAGGTTCCAGCCTATTTATATCAAAGAGCCGAGCGTTGAAGATACTATTTCCATCCTCAGGGGATTAAAGGAGCGTTACGAAGTCCATCACGGCGTAAAGATAAAAGACTCAGCGCTTGTGGCCGCGGCAGTGCTGAGCCACAGGTACATCGCCGACAGGTTTCTGCCTGACAAGGCGATTGACCTCATCGATGAAGCGTCGTCGAGACTGAAGATGGAGATAGACAGTATGCCTGCGGAGCTTGACGAGCTTGAAAGGAAATTGAGGCAGCTTGAGATCGAGAAGCAGGCAGTTATGAAGGAAAAAGATGAGGCTTCAAAGGAGCGGCTCAAACGCATCAATGAAGAGATCGCGGAGCTTACTGAAAATCGCAACGGCCTTAAGGCACAGTGGATGAGGGAAAAAGAGGCGATAGGAAAGATAAGCTCGATCAAAGAAGAGATTGAGCGCACAAGGCTCGGCGCTGAAAAGGCGGAGCGTGAAGGCGACCTCAACAGGGCCGCTGAATTGAAATACGGCACGCTTTTAAATCTCCAGAAGAGGCTTGATGAAGAAAATAGAAAACTCCTTGCGCAGGGCAAATGCAGGATGCTGAAGGAAGAGGTTGACGAGGAAGACATCGCGGAGATCGTCTCTAAGTGGACAGGCATTCCCGTCAGCAGGATGCTTGAAGGCGAAGTTGAAAAACTCCTGAAGATGGAAGAGCGGCTGAGGCTCCGCGTGGTCGGACAGGACGAGGCGATAAAGGCTGTCTCGGATGCCGTGAGAAGGGCGAGGGCAGGCATTCAGGACCCGGACAGGCCTATCGGTTCATTCATCTTCCTCGGCCCCACAGGTGTCGGGAAGACGGAGCTTGCGCGCGCGCTTGCTGAATTTCTCTTTGACGCTGAAGACGCGATGATAAGGATTGATATGTCCGAGTATCAGGAAAGGCATACCGTCTCCAGGCTTATCGGAGCTCCTCCGGGATATGTCGGTTATGACGAAGGCGGGCAGTTAACAGAAGCGATAAGAAGAAGGCCGTATGCGGTAATCCTCTTTGATGAAGTGGAAAAGGCGCATCCTGAAGTTTTCAATGTGCTTCTGCAATTGCTTGACGACGGCAGGCTTACGGACGGACATGGAAGGACTGTGGATTTCAGGAACACTGTTGTCATCATGACGTCAAACATCGGAAGCCAACACATTCAGGAGATGCTGACCGAATGGATTGAGGAAGTCCAGATACGAAAAGGCGTGATGGAGGAATTGAAAAAATTCTTCAAGCCTGAATTCCTCAACAGGGTGGACGAGATAATCATCTTCCACGCGCTTACAAAAGAACTGCTGATGAAAATCGTTGAGATACAGATTGAGAGAATGAAGAAATATCTCAAGGACAAGAACGTTAACATCGTCCTGACCGGCAAGGCAAAGGCCTATCTCGCGGAGATCGGATATGACCAGGTCTACGGCGCGCGCCCGCTGAAACGCGCCATCCAGAAAGAAGTCCTCACCCCCCTTGCCACAAAACTCCTTGACGGCACTTTTAAGGAAGGCGATGTCGTGGAGGTTGATATGGAAGGAGACAAGATGGTTTTCGGGAGAATAGTCGAGGCGGAGCTGGAGGTGTGA
- a CDS encoding efflux RND transporter periplasmic adaptor subunit, whose protein sequence is MKKKLLMIGIVILIIGGTLLINRLTKESSNGEFVLSGNVEATETDIGFKYPGRVAELFVEEGQKIKKGDRLAVFDSSELESLVSQSKAYLNETVARLGELKAGFRQQEISQAEANVGYAEAELSKAKKDYNRADVLYQNGAISAQQMDAARKTYDVAVAQHQKALQALSLVKEGPRKEEIVAAESRVRQAEAALKVSEERLKDAMIHSPVSGVVLRKIIEAGETVSSGSPVYTIGALENPWIKVYVKEDKLGHVKLGQKAEIKVDSYPDKVYEGTVTYISSEAEFTPKNIQTQEERVKLVFGMKISVKNVNDELKPGMPADVRIFLR, encoded by the coding sequence ATGAAAAAGAAATTATTGATGATAGGGATTGTTATTTTGATAATCGGAGGAACTTTATTAATAAACAGGCTTACTAAAGAAAGCAGCAACGGTGAGTTCGTTCTGTCGGGAAATGTGGAAGCGACGGAAACCGACATCGGGTTTAAATATCCGGGAAGGGTCGCGGAGCTTTTTGTTGAGGAAGGTCAAAAGATTAAAAAAGGTGACAGGCTTGCTGTTTTTGACAGCTCTGAACTTGAAAGCCTTGTTTCACAAAGCAAGGCATATCTGAATGAAACTGTCGCAAGACTTGGGGAGCTAAAGGCAGGCTTCAGACAACAGGAGATCAGCCAGGCAGAGGCAAATGTAGGATATGCCGAGGCAGAACTCAGCAAGGCAAAAAAAGACTACAACCGGGCGGATGTTCTTTATCAAAATGGGGCAATTTCAGCGCAGCAAATGGATGCGGCAAGAAAGACATATGATGTAGCTGTTGCCCAGCATCAAAAAGCGCTTCAGGCATTGAGTCTCGTAAAAGAAGGTCCAAGGAAAGAAGAAATAGTTGCTGCAGAAAGCCGTGTTCGTCAGGCTGAGGCTGCATTAAAAGTATCTGAAGAGAGACTGAAGGATGCAATGATACACTCCCCTGTCTCAGGCGTGGTATTAAGAAAAATCATTGAAGCCGGCGAGACTGTTTCATCAGGCTCACCTGTTTATACCATAGGAGCTCTCGAAAATCCGTGGATCAAGGTATATGTAAAAGAAGACAAACTCGGGCATGTGAAGCTCGGGCAAAAAGCGGAGATCAAAGTCGATTCATATCCCGACAAAGTTTACGAAGGAACGGTGACATATATATCATCCGAGGCGGAATTTACTCCCAAAAATATTCAGACGCAGGAAGAAAGGGTCAAACTCGTCTTTGGCATGAAGATAAGCGTGAAAAATGTCAACGATGAATTAAAGCCGGGGATGCCTGCTGATGTGAGAATATTTTTACGATGA
- a CDS encoding MerR family transcriptional regulator yields MRDKRRPLFMIGVVCEMFDIHPQTLRLYEREGFLHPQRVGGARLYSQEDLERIRTILSLTKELGVNRAGVDIILRMKHRMETLNREMDEMMDYLERDIRNKFQKRIRQLFEEE; encoded by the coding sequence ATGCGCGATAAAAGACGTCCGTTATTTATGATCGGCGTGGTCTGCGAGATGTTCGATATCCATCCTCAGACCTTAAGATTGTATGAACGGGAAGGTTTCCTGCATCCCCAAAGGGTCGGCGGCGCAAGGCTTTATTCCCAGGAAGACCTTGAGCGGATAAGGACGATCCTGAGCCTGACAAAAGAGCTCGGCGTCAACAGGGCCGGAGTGGACATCATTCTCAGGATGAAACACCGGATGGAGACACTCAACCGCGAGATGGACGAAATGATGGACTACCTTGAAAGAGACATCAGGAATAAATTTCAGAAAAGGATAAGGCAGTTATTTGAGGAGGAGTGA